The Hymenobacter oligotrophus genome has a window encoding:
- a CDS encoding phosphatase PAP2 family protein yields MKTLLMRAALALSAALPALAQAQTSSPYQTRLAVDGPVIGGLLVTTGVAFSQGRKDKGLTEQEVYALRREDVNRFDRFAAGNYDLTAKKISDYPFYGSFAAPLVLALADGDVRSNAGQVGVLYLETLAVTGALFTVATAAVPRSRPLAYSTNPELSVRQRGNNNATNSFFAGHTAATATNTFFVAKVFHDFHPESAARPFVWTAAAAIPAAVGYMRLKAGKHFLSDNLVGYAVGAASGILVPQLHKKSRGGVSVVPVQGLNANGYSYGGLLLTKRL; encoded by the coding sequence ATGAAAACGCTCCTGATGCGCGCCGCTTTGGCCCTGAGCGCCGCCCTGCCCGCTCTGGCGCAAGCACAAACCAGCTCGCCCTACCAAACCCGCCTCGCCGTGGATGGCCCCGTAATTGGCGGTCTGCTGGTTACAACAGGCGTGGCTTTTAGCCAAGGCCGCAAAGACAAAGGCCTGACCGAGCAGGAGGTGTACGCCCTGCGCCGCGAGGACGTGAACCGCTTCGACCGGTTTGCGGCCGGCAACTACGACCTTACAGCCAAAAAAATCAGCGACTACCCGTTCTACGGCTCGTTTGCGGCGCCTTTGGTGCTGGCCCTGGCCGACGGCGACGTGCGCTCCAACGCCGGGCAGGTGGGCGTGCTGTACCTCGAAACGCTGGCGGTAACGGGGGCGCTGTTTACGGTGGCTACGGCTGCGGTGCCGCGCAGCCGCCCGCTGGCTTATAGCACCAACCCCGAGCTGAGCGTGCGCCAGCGCGGCAACAACAACGCCACCAACTCGTTTTTTGCGGGCCACACGGCCGCCACGGCTACCAATACGTTTTTCGTAGCCAAGGTATTTCACGACTTTCACCCCGAGTCGGCGGCACGCCCGTTCGTTTGGACGGCGGCTGCGGCCATACCCGCCGCCGTGGGCTACATGCGCCTGAAAGCCGGCAAGCACTTTTTGTCCGACAACCTGGTGGGCTACGCCGTGGGCGCGGCCTCGGGCATACTGGTGCCACAACTGCACAAAAAAAGCCGCGGCGGCGTATCGGTGGTGCCCGTGCAAGGCCTGAACGCGAACGGCTATTCCTACGGCGGGCTGTTGCTGACCAAGCGCCTGTAG
- the metK gene encoding methionine adenosyltransferase, whose translation MPYLFTSESVSEGHPDKVADQISDAILDEFLRQDPSSKVACETLVTTGLVVVAGEVKSKAYVDVQGVAREVIRRIGYTKAEYKFEAESCGILSALHEQSPDINQGVERQNPEDQGAGDQGMMFGYATRETDNYMPLALDLSHRLLRELSAIRKEGRQMTYLRPDAKSQVTIRYSDDNTPEAIDTIVVSTQHDDFDASEETMLRRISDDVKGILIPRVKAQLSAEVQQLFTDEITYHINPTGKFVIGGPHGDSGLTGRKIIVDTYGGKGAHGGGAFSGKDSSKVDRSAAYAARHIAKNLVAAGVADQVLVQVAYAIGVAKPVGLYVTTYGTTKAVGSNGQQLTDGQIGEKVQELFDMRPYAIVQRFGLQNPIFGETAAYGHMGRESQTKRVTLPNGETREVETFTWEKLDYVDQIKQAFNL comes from the coding sequence ATGCCATATCTGTTTACCTCCGAATCCGTGTCGGAGGGCCACCCCGACAAAGTAGCCGACCAGATTTCCGACGCCATTCTGGACGAATTTCTGCGGCAGGATCCTTCCTCTAAAGTTGCCTGCGAAACCCTCGTTACCACGGGCTTAGTAGTAGTGGCCGGCGAAGTAAAATCGAAAGCCTACGTCGATGTGCAAGGCGTGGCGCGCGAGGTTATCCGCCGCATTGGCTACACCAAAGCCGAGTACAAGTTCGAAGCCGAGTCGTGCGGCATTTTGTCGGCGCTGCACGAGCAGTCGCCCGACATCAACCAGGGCGTGGAGCGCCAAAACCCCGAAGACCAGGGTGCCGGCGACCAAGGCATGATGTTCGGCTACGCCACGCGCGAAACCGATAACTACATGCCGCTGGCGCTGGACCTCTCGCACCGCTTGCTGCGCGAGCTGTCGGCTATTCGCAAGGAAGGCCGCCAGATGACGTACCTGCGCCCCGACGCCAAGTCGCAGGTTACCATCCGCTACTCCGACGACAACACGCCCGAGGCCATCGACACCATCGTGGTTTCGACGCAGCACGACGACTTCGACGCCTCGGAGGAAACCATGCTCCGCCGCATCTCCGATGATGTGAAGGGCATTCTGATTCCGCGCGTGAAAGCCCAGCTCAGCGCCGAAGTGCAGCAGCTCTTCACCGACGAAATCACCTACCACATCAACCCCACGGGCAAGTTCGTAATCGGCGGCCCCCACGGCGACTCGGGCCTTACCGGCCGCAAAATCATCGTGGATACCTACGGCGGCAAGGGTGCCCACGGCGGCGGCGCTTTCTCGGGCAAAGATTCCTCGAAAGTAGACCGCTCGGCTGCCTACGCCGCTCGCCACATCGCCAAAAACCTGGTGGCTGCCGGCGTTGCCGACCAAGTGCTGGTGCAGGTAGCCTACGCCATTGGCGTGGCCAAGCCCGTGGGCTTGTACGTGACCACCTACGGCACCACCAAAGCCGTGGGCAGCAACGGCCAGCAACTCACCGACGGCCAGATCGGCGAAAAGGTGCAGGAGCTGTTCGACATGCGCCCGTACGCCATTGTGCAGCGTTTTGGCCTCCAGAACCCCATTTTCGGCGAAACAGCTGCTTATGGCCACATGGGCCGTGAGTCGCAAACCAAGCGTGTGACGCTGCCCAACGGCGAAACCCGCGAAGTGGAAACTTTCACCTGGGAAAAGCTCGACTACGTCGACCAGATCAAGCAAGCCTTTAATCTGTAG
- the hpf gene encoding ribosome hibernation-promoting factor, HPF/YfiA family, protein MKVQMQSVHFTADQNLLDFIQKRLDKLETFYDRVTEGEVIMRLNNDGVNNKTVEIKLFVPGTTLFSQENAGSFEAAADAAAEQLKKQLIRHKEKQTAH, encoded by the coding sequence ATGAAAGTACAGATGCAATCGGTGCATTTTACCGCCGATCAGAATTTGCTCGACTTCATCCAGAAGCGCCTCGATAAGCTCGAAACTTTTTACGACCGCGTTACGGAAGGCGAAGTTATCATGCGCCTGAACAACGACGGTGTTAATAATAAAACGGTCGAAATCAAGCTGTTCGTGCCCGGCACTACGCTCTTCAGCCAAGAGAATGCCGGCAGCTTTGAGGCCGCCGCCGACGCGGCTGCCGAACAACTTAAAAAGCAGCTGATTCGGCACAAAGAAAAGCAGACGGCCCACTAA
- a CDS encoding tyrosine-type recombinase/integrase yields MEAFLDYLRFERRYSPHTVLSYQTDLRQFQDYLLHTYEVTDAAAADHTLIRSWIVTLMEQQRDPRTVNRKIACLRSYYKFLLRTGSIGRNPMLRITPPKTSKKLPDFVPEEPLNQLLNSFQFDDSFAGVRDQLMLEMLYGTGIRLSELIGIGHDDVSVAARTVRVTGKGNKQRIVPLNPSLINVIENYMVRKTNEFGTAGNAAAPLLVTDKGKPLYPQLVYRTVKHYLGQITSAPGQQHPHVLRHSFATHLLGKGADLNAIKELLGHANLAATQVYTHLSIDKLKAVFEKAHPKA; encoded by the coding sequence ATGGAAGCATTTTTGGATTACCTGCGTTTCGAGCGCCGCTACTCGCCGCACACGGTACTGTCGTACCAAACGGATTTGCGGCAGTTTCAGGATTACTTGCTGCACACTTACGAGGTAACCGATGCGGCCGCGGCCGACCACACCCTGATTCGCTCGTGGATTGTGACGCTGATGGAACAGCAGCGCGACCCACGCACCGTGAACCGAAAAATTGCGTGCCTGCGGTCGTACTACAAGTTTCTGCTGCGTACCGGCAGCATTGGCCGCAACCCGATGCTGCGCATCACGCCGCCGAAAACCAGCAAGAAGCTGCCCGACTTTGTGCCGGAGGAGCCCTTAAATCAGCTGCTCAATTCGTTTCAGTTCGATGACTCCTTTGCGGGCGTACGCGACCAACTGATGCTGGAAATGCTTTACGGCACAGGGATTCGACTTTCGGAGCTGATAGGAATTGGGCACGACGACGTGAGCGTGGCCGCGCGCACCGTGCGCGTTACGGGCAAGGGCAACAAGCAGCGCATAGTGCCGCTGAACCCGTCGCTGATCAATGTCATTGAAAATTATATGGTGCGCAAAACCAACGAGTTTGGAACGGCGGGCAACGCCGCTGCCCCCCTACTCGTTACGGATAAAGGCAAGCCGCTCTACCCGCAGCTGGTTTATCGTACCGTAAAGCACTACCTAGGGCAAATTACCTCGGCGCCCGGGCAGCAGCACCCGCACGTGCTGCGCCACTCGTTTGCCACGCATTTGCTGGGCAAAGGCGCCGACCTCAACGCCATTAAGGAGTTGCTTGGGCACGCCAACCTGGCTGCTACGCAGGTGTATACGCACCTGAGTATCGACAAATTGAAAGCTGTGTTTGAAAAGGCCCACCCAAAGGCCTAA
- the rpsU gene encoding 30S ribosomal protein S21 — MLIVQIKENESVDRALKRFKKKFERTGVLKELRRRTFFQKPSVTKRKQREKAAYKLATYGTQD; from the coding sequence ATGCTCATCGTCCAAATCAAGGAAAACGAGTCGGTTGACCGCGCGCTGAAGCGTTTCAAGAAAAAATTCGAGCGCACAGGTGTGCTGAAAGAACTGCGTCGCCGCACGTTTTTCCAGAAGCCGTCGGTGACCAAGCGCAAGCAGCGCGAAAAGGCCGCTTACAAGCTGGCGACCTACGGCACGCAAGACTAG
- a CDS encoding acyl-CoA dehydrogenase produces the protein MELVATENQTMIAQMVRDFGATHIKPFMREWDETQEFPVEVFHKLGELGLMGVLVPQEYGGAGFGYTEYVTAIAELSKIDPSIGLSMAAHNSLCTGHILQHASEEQKRKYLPKLASGEWIGAWGLTEPNTGSDAGNMRTTAVLDGDYFVLNGAKNFITHGKSGNVAVVIARTGEVGDSHGMTAFIIEQGTPGFAAGRKEDKLGMRASETTELIFTDCRVPKENVIGKVGDGFVQALKVLDGGRISIAALSLGIAQGAYEAALQYSKERHQFNQPISNFQGISFKLADMATEIEAASLLTYRSADMKDQGLNVNRESAMAKLYASEVCVRVSNEAVQIFGGYGYTKDYPAEKFYRDSKLCTIGEGTSEIQKLVIARTILK, from the coding sequence ATGGAACTGGTAGCTACTGAAAACCAGACAATGATTGCCCAGATGGTGCGCGACTTCGGCGCTACCCACATCAAGCCGTTTATGCGCGAGTGGGATGAGACGCAGGAGTTTCCCGTTGAGGTATTTCACAAGCTCGGCGAGCTAGGCCTGATGGGCGTATTGGTGCCGCAGGAGTACGGTGGAGCCGGTTTTGGCTACACCGAGTACGTTACGGCAATTGCCGAGTTGTCGAAGATTGACCCGAGCATTGGCTTGTCGATGGCGGCACACAACTCGCTTTGCACGGGCCACATTTTGCAGCACGCCTCGGAGGAGCAAAAGCGTAAGTACCTGCCCAAGCTTGCCTCGGGCGAGTGGATTGGCGCTTGGGGTCTGACCGAGCCCAACACTGGTTCGGACGCCGGCAACATGCGCACCACGGCTGTGCTCGATGGCGACTATTTTGTGCTGAACGGAGCCAAAAATTTTATCACGCACGGCAAAAGCGGCAACGTAGCCGTGGTAATTGCCCGCACCGGCGAGGTAGGCGACTCCCACGGCATGACGGCCTTCATCATTGAGCAAGGCACGCCGGGTTTTGCGGCTGGCCGCAAAGAAGACAAGCTGGGCATGCGCGCTTCCGAAACCACCGAATTGATCTTCACCGATTGCCGTGTTCCTAAGGAAAACGTGATTGGCAAGGTTGGCGACGGATTTGTGCAGGCTCTGAAAGTGCTGGACGGCGGCCGCATCAGCATTGCCGCCCTTTCCCTAGGTATTGCACAAGGCGCTTATGAGGCAGCACTGCAGTACTCCAAGGAGCGTCATCAGTTCAACCAGCCGATCAGCAATTTCCAGGGCATCAGCTTTAAATTGGCCGATATGGCGACGGAAATCGAAGCAGCGTCGTTGCTAACGTACCGCTCGGCCGACATGAAGGACCAAGGCCTGAACGTAAACCGCGAGTCGGCTATGGCCAAGCTGTACGCCTCGGAGGTGTGCGTGCGCGTGTCGAACGAGGCAGTGCAGATTTTTGGCGGCTACGGCTACACCAAAGATTACCCGGCCGAAAAGTTCTACCGCGACTCTAAGCTGTGCACCATCGGCGAGGGTACTTCCGAAATCCAGAAGCTCGTTATTGCCCGTACCATTCTGAAATAG
- a CDS encoding polysaccharide biosynthesis/export family protein, producing the protein MRLFFLFLLVACLGSCASSRAYKQNIMFRTSRGTQPDTARLRGALSQAESIYRIRPNNYLEVRVYTNQGERLIDPNGELGFGAPGGGVGANTGNNNRLNRLPATQGRGVQQGIGQGGAGTPASTDYLVYPDGAVVLPIVGRVAIAGLTVRQADSLLRIRYDEYYKGSFVQTRVTNNRVFVLGTPGGAVVPMLNENMNLLEVLALVGGVDGGFGGGGGGQFRGGGKAFNIRHIRPEPDGTLDRAQVSVIDLTTIEGMRRANLEVKPNDIVYIEPLRRPFFEALQDIGPILGLVTSITGFVTTLVLINNQN; encoded by the coding sequence TTGCGTCTGTTTTTCCTGTTTTTGTTGGTGGCTTGCTTAGGCAGTTGCGCGTCATCTCGGGCCTATAAGCAAAACATCATGTTCAGGACCAGCCGGGGCACGCAGCCGGATACAGCTCGGCTACGGGGGGCCCTGTCACAAGCCGAGTCTATATATCGTATTCGCCCCAACAACTACTTAGAGGTACGGGTTTACACCAACCAAGGTGAGCGGCTGATAGATCCAAATGGCGAATTAGGCTTCGGAGCACCCGGTGGCGGGGTTGGGGCCAACACTGGCAACAACAATCGCCTCAACCGCTTGCCCGCCACGCAAGGCCGCGGCGTGCAACAAGGTATTGGCCAGGGCGGCGCTGGAACTCCAGCCTCTACCGACTACTTGGTATACCCCGACGGCGCCGTGGTGCTGCCTATCGTTGGGCGAGTTGCCATTGCAGGCCTAACTGTGCGCCAAGCCGATAGCCTTTTGCGCATTCGGTATGACGAATACTATAAAGGTTCATTTGTACAAACACGTGTAACCAACAACCGCGTGTTTGTGCTGGGTACGCCCGGCGGGGCAGTAGTACCTATGCTCAACGAAAACATGAACCTCTTGGAGGTACTAGCTTTGGTAGGAGGGGTTGACGGCGGTTTTGGTGGTGGGGGAGGCGGTCAATTCAGGGGCGGAGGAAAAGCTTTCAACATTCGGCACATTCGCCCCGAGCCAGATGGAACGCTTGACCGCGCGCAAGTGTCTGTAATTGATTTGACTACGATAGAAGGTATGCGCCGCGCCAACCTTGAGGTTAAGCCCAATGACATCGTGTACATTGAGCCGCTTCGTCGTCCCTTCTTCGAAGCATTGCAAGATATCGGGCCAATACTTGGGCTCGTAACCAGCATTACCGGATTCGTGACGACGCTCGTCTTGATCAACAATCAAAACTAG
- a CDS encoding GumC family protein: MAIDKEAELEELIRSAGSTEGQEEETDTAFDISTLLMVVRRSLPWMILLVLLGVTAAWLYLRYTQPIYQSSSTLKIDQKTQTAVLGLGAVGGAAEAQQNSKNLAGEVELIKSNIIYRKLQDSLNLNVGYFVEGTVLANELYTDTPFRVQYSTKDGFLFNKKIYINFIDEQHFLLLYRKNDVEQKVNGKINQTLNIEGSSISVYSTNKSPQAGVNYYFVIHDDATVWGYIGENLTVEIINPEANTIGISFKDHNPGKARDIVNKIDTLYLQEKLAKNSLATQQTLAFLEGQLDENRNKLQGAEVALQEFVRRNKTYDVKSDVANIAEKMAALQEERVELQRKAGALAEVASLVQQNRVLTREGETIEQSIPALTVLEDAQLSQQIALLNDQQADLNRVLESYKSTTTAVQIKQEQLDYTRRSIGRLLQQARQLLQSELAELDRQQREFESRLQLLPEKETELARLRRPFELYEKSYLMLMDKKVEFSIQKAGTTPDFQILSPASLPTAPISPIKIMVYAIGLAAGIGLGLGLVAVRFLLHNSVSSLRELESGSVAPVLGVVPSYDKEKLTVSKLIVDKNPKSAISEAIRSIRTNLEFLAPSRHKRLISITSTISGEGKTFVAVNLGGIIALSDQRVVIIDLDMRKPKVNLAFEAENTKGVSTILIERHTVQECIQRTSIPTLDFISAGPTPPNPSELILHPQFDRMLEELKQQYDVVIIDTPPVGLVTDGVLIMRKVDIPIYIVRAGYSKKTFLKNINKLVRGSGFTKLTTILNDAQSGGAYGYGYGYGYGYGTGYGYYEEEKAPKGLLARLRRRFS, encoded by the coding sequence ATGGCAATAGATAAAGAAGCCGAGTTGGAAGAACTAATCCGATCGGCTGGCAGTACGGAAGGGCAGGAAGAAGAAACCGACACTGCGTTTGATATCTCCACATTGCTGATGGTGGTTCGCCGCAGCCTGCCGTGGATGATTTTGCTGGTGCTTTTGGGTGTAACTGCTGCATGGTTGTATTTACGTTACACCCAGCCAATTTATCAATCGTCATCAACTCTGAAGATCGACCAAAAAACTCAAACAGCAGTATTGGGTTTAGGGGCTGTGGGTGGAGCTGCCGAAGCGCAGCAAAATTCTAAAAATTTGGCCGGTGAGGTTGAGTTAATTAAATCTAATATTATTTATCGTAAGCTTCAGGATAGTCTTAATTTAAATGTCGGGTATTTTGTTGAAGGAACAGTTCTGGCTAATGAGTTATATACAGACACGCCTTTCAGAGTTCAGTATAGTACTAAAGATGGTTTTTTATTTAACAAAAAAATATATATAAATTTCATCGACGAACAACATTTTTTGCTTTTGTATCGAAAAAACGACGTAGAACAAAAAGTAAATGGTAAAATCAATCAAACCCTGAATATAGAGGGTTCGTCTATTTCTGTTTATTCTACTAATAAATCGCCCCAAGCTGGGGTTAATTATTACTTCGTAATTCACGACGATGCAACTGTTTGGGGTTATATAGGTGAGAATCTTACTGTTGAAATCATCAACCCCGAAGCCAATACTATTGGCATTTCTTTTAAAGATCATAATCCAGGCAAGGCCAGAGATATTGTCAATAAAATTGATACATTATATCTACAGGAAAAGCTTGCAAAAAATTCGTTGGCGACTCAGCAAACACTGGCTTTCCTAGAAGGCCAGCTGGATGAAAATAGGAATAAACTGCAGGGAGCCGAAGTGGCGTTACAGGAATTTGTACGCCGCAACAAAACCTACGACGTAAAGTCGGACGTTGCTAATATTGCTGAGAAGATGGCCGCGTTGCAGGAAGAGCGGGTGGAATTGCAACGCAAAGCGGGGGCTTTAGCGGAAGTAGCCAGCTTAGTACAGCAAAACCGCGTGCTGACACGCGAGGGCGAAACCATTGAGCAGAGTATTCCAGCCTTGACCGTGTTGGAAGATGCTCAACTAAGTCAGCAAATTGCCCTGCTTAACGATCAGCAAGCGGATTTGAATCGTGTACTGGAATCTTATAAATCAACTACTACAGCGGTTCAAATTAAGCAAGAGCAGCTAGATTATACGCGCCGCAGCATCGGACGACTTTTACAACAAGCCCGGCAGCTGTTGCAATCAGAATTAGCGGAACTCGATCGACAGCAACGTGAATTTGAGAGCCGTTTGCAATTGCTGCCCGAAAAAGAAACCGAGCTGGCTCGGCTGCGTCGGCCGTTTGAACTATACGAGAAGTCATATTTGATGCTGATGGACAAAAAAGTCGAGTTCAGCATTCAGAAAGCGGGTACCACACCCGATTTCCAGATTCTGTCGCCGGCTTCGTTGCCCACCGCTCCAATTTCGCCTATTAAAATAATGGTGTACGCCATTGGTTTAGCGGCCGGTATTGGTTTAGGCTTAGGTTTAGTAGCTGTGCGGTTCTTGTTGCACAACTCAGTTTCTAGCCTTCGCGAGTTGGAAAGTGGTTCTGTTGCTCCAGTGTTGGGTGTTGTACCTTCTTATGACAAAGAAAAACTTACGGTATCCAAACTCATTGTAGATAAAAATCCGAAATCAGCTATTTCGGAAGCAATACGCTCAATCAGAACTAACCTCGAGTTTTTAGCGCCATCCAGGCATAAGCGATTAATATCTATTACCTCTACCATATCGGGCGAGGGCAAGACGTTTGTTGCTGTCAACTTAGGTGGGATTATAGCTTTATCCGATCAACGCGTAGTTATCATCGATTTGGATATGCGTAAGCCTAAGGTAAACTTGGCGTTTGAGGCTGAGAACACCAAGGGCGTCAGCACAATCCTAATTGAGCGACATACGGTACAAGAATGCATTCAACGTACCAGTATTCCGACGCTGGACTTTATTTCGGCAGGACCAACTCCGCCCAACCCTTCTGAGCTTATTCTGCACCCGCAATTCGATCGGATGTTGGAAGAGCTTAAGCAGCAGTACGACGTTGTAATTATCGATACACCGCCGGTTGGATTGGTAACAGATGGGGTGCTGATTATGCGCAAAGTGGATATTCCGATCTACATTGTGCGGGCTGGGTATTCTAAAAAGACATTCCTGAAAAATATTAATAAGCTGGTTCGCGGTAGCGGCTTTACGAAGCTGACTACTATTTTGAACGATGCACAATCGGGCGGAGCCTACGGCTACGGTTATGGTTACGGCTACGGTTACGGCACTGGTTATGGGTATTACGAGGAAGAGAAAGCACCAAAAGGATTGCTAGCACGGTTGCGTCGCCGCTTTTCGTAA
- a CDS encoding tyrosine-protein phosphatase, translated as MHSHLLPGLDDGSESVEQSVELLQAMEALGYRKLVMTPHIMGDFYRNTPSGVHAALSQLQQAATAAGCTVELACAAEYYLDESLTRKLAAGEQLLSFGGDKRYLLFETSYINEPFNLQEAVFEMKAAGYQPVLAHPERYTYLYGRFAELERIREGGVLLQLNLNSLVGYYSSGAKRVAEKLIDAGLVDFAGTDAHNLKHTNSLQRVLQSEYVGKLLRLPLLNREL; from the coding sequence ATGCACTCGCACTTGCTGCCGGGCCTCGACGACGGCTCGGAGTCGGTGGAGCAATCGGTGGAGTTGCTACAAGCCATGGAAGCCCTGGGCTACCGCAAACTGGTGATGACGCCCCACATCATGGGCGATTTTTACCGCAACACGCCCTCTGGTGTGCACGCGGCGTTGAGCCAGCTGCAACAAGCCGCTACCGCAGCCGGTTGTACAGTAGAGCTTGCCTGCGCCGCCGAGTATTATCTGGATGAGTCGCTGACGCGCAAATTGGCCGCCGGCGAGCAGCTGTTGAGCTTCGGTGGCGATAAGCGCTATTTGCTGTTCGAAACGTCGTACATCAACGAGCCTTTCAATTTGCAAGAAGCTGTTTTTGAGATGAAAGCAGCTGGTTACCAGCCGGTACTGGCCCACCCGGAGCGGTATACTTATTTATACGGCCGGTTTGCCGAGTTGGAGCGGATTCGGGAGGGCGGAGTGCTGCTACAGCTAAACCTGAATTCGCTGGTAGGGTATTACTCTTCCGGGGCGAAACGCGTGGCCGAAAAACTGATCGATGCCGGATTGGTTGACTTTGCCGGCACTGATGCGCACAACCTTAAGCACACCAACTCGCTTCAGCGGGTGCTACAGAGCGAGTACGTAGGCAAATTGTTGCGCTTGCCGCTGCTCAACCGCGAGTTGTAG
- a CDS encoding NAD-dependent epimerase/dehydratase family protein, which yields MIFVTGSSGLIGSYLIPALLARGFAVRALYREKIPGHVQGAAQVEWVEGDLRDSGVLREATAGVTHVFHCAGLVSYAPQDGELLRQVNVEGTAAVVDACLARPGIRLCHVSSVAALGGLPATATGPKLDEKAKWDLGAAHPAYATSKYLGETEVWRGVAEGLSAVIVNPAVILGATNWERSSTQLFRYAYKEHSFYTPGSVNFVDVRDVVEAMLRLTFELDVTGERYILSAGALPLIEFFRQAAACFGKKPPTVQVPDWAAEIIWRFEHVRGVLTGSRPLITKDTARAGRRPVVYQAAKVQQATGMRFRPLPETIQWACAGLMAAPNSTPASGVVQP from the coding sequence ATGATATTTGTAACGGGCAGCAGCGGCTTAATTGGTTCGTACCTGATACCGGCGCTGCTGGCCCGTGGCTTTGCCGTGCGGGCGTTGTACCGCGAAAAAATACCCGGCCACGTGCAGGGCGCTGCGCAGGTAGAATGGGTGGAAGGCGACTTGCGCGACTCTGGGGTGCTGCGCGAGGCCACGGCCGGCGTAACGCACGTTTTTCATTGCGCCGGGCTGGTGTCGTATGCGCCGCAAGACGGCGAACTGCTGCGGCAAGTGAATGTAGAAGGTACCGCTGCCGTGGTAGATGCGTGCTTGGCGCGCCCGGGCATACGGCTGTGCCACGTGTCGTCGGTGGCGGCGCTAGGTGGGTTACCGGCCACGGCTACTGGGCCCAAGCTCGACGAAAAGGCCAAATGGGACCTAGGGGCCGCGCACCCGGCCTATGCCACCTCCAAATACCTAGGCGAAACAGAGGTGTGGCGAGGGGTAGCCGAAGGCCTTTCGGCTGTTATCGTCAACCCCGCGGTAATACTAGGCGCTACCAACTGGGAGCGGAGCAGCACCCAACTGTTTCGGTACGCCTACAAAGAGCATTCGTTTTACACCCCAGGAAGCGTTAATTTTGTAGATGTACGCGACGTGGTGGAAGCCATGCTGCGCCTGACATTTGAGCTTGACGTGACGGGCGAGCGGTACATTTTGAGTGCCGGTGCCCTGCCGCTGATCGAGTTTTTTCGGCAGGCAGCGGCTTGCTTCGGTAAAAAGCCTCCGACGGTGCAGGTACCCGATTGGGCCGCCGAAATTATCTGGCGGTTCGAGCACGTCCGGGGCGTGCTCACCGGCTCGCGGCCGCTCATCACCAAAGACACGGCCCGGGCGGGCCGCCGACCGGTGGTGTACCAGGCCGCGAAGGTGCAGCAAGCTACTGGCATGCGTTTCCGACCACTCCCGGAAACAATACAGTGGGCCTGCGCCGGTTTGATGGCTGCTCCGAACTCCACGCCCGCCAGCGGGGTTGTACAACCCTAG